A stretch of DNA from Xiphophorus maculatus strain JP 163 A chromosome 8, X_maculatus-5.0-male, whole genome shotgun sequence:
GAAAGTGAGTGATGTCATGACAAGTTTTCTTCAAACATTACTAACCTTCCACTCTGTTTTCGGTGAAGCTTGCCTTGGCTTTAACAGTAGCCAGTTCTGTTGCCTGCactgaaatgaatggaaaaacaaagacttaAGTAAGACATTATCTGTAGAGTATTTGCTctaaattattgatttgtatcCTTACTGAGTCTCGCCATGTCTTACATTTATTGTATGAATGTATGAGCTCGGGGGATGCAAACCCAGAAAGGGTCTTTGAACTTATTTTTCTTAGGCTATTGCTAATTTGAGAAATTGAGAGACACTGCTGTAAATACATCTTGTATTAACTAGCACCATGTACTTTTCAGTGATGTTATACTTGGAATTGTTATATACACACGTCTTTTGTTGCTGTggtttcttggttttgtttctgcaggtcTGGAAGTAAACTTCCAAGGCGTTGACtcatatttttctctctaccCTTATTTCTGTCCTCTACTTTTATCTCCTTTTCCTTTGAACCTCTTTCTCGCCTGTTTCTCTTTATTAtatattctttctttttcatttctattgCTTCTTcccttgcagaaaaaaaagagataccTTGGTTCTGTTGCCGCAGTTCTTTCATCTGTCTTTCCTGtgctaaagtaaaaaaacaatgacaaaaacaatgttaTAGTTGACAAGTACATGCCTATCATATATTCAAAGTTACCTTTTTAATTGAACTTTTAGAAATTGTCTACTACAGGTCAGTACCTTGGTACTGTTGGTTGAGTGAATACAGCTCTTTTGTCTTTGCTGTTTGTaacgacaaataaaaaaaacaatcaacatTTTATATGAGCATTTTATCAATGAAAAATTGTATTTCCAAATGCTATAACTCTCTTTGTAAACATaccttcattttctctctgtaaGTGCTTCACCTCCACCTTCAATCCAGCCAACCAGGCAGCCATCTTTCTCAGAACAGCATCGATGTCCTGTGTGTGGGTCTGCTGGGTAGCAGAGTCATGGTCTGGTTCTCCTACTTGTGCCTCAGTTTGccttaaatttgaaataatgtcGTCAGACTCTTGAagctgagctgcagagacagCACAGACTATCAGCAGTACTGGAAAAAACATGATCATTTCCAGCCTCAGTTTTGGTCTCTGGAAGTCAACTCCTCTGTGTGGGCCTGATAAAGTTCTCGAGTCTTTATCT
This window harbors:
- the LOC111609547 gene encoding uncharacterized protein LOC111609547 isoform X2, producing MIMFFPVLLIVCAVSAAQLQESDDIISNLRQTEAQVGEPDHDSATQQTHTQDIDAVLRKMAAWLAGLKVEVKHLQRENEAKTKELYSLNQQYQAQERQMKELRQQNQVQATELATVKAKASFTENRVEAQAAELATVQAKVDNAENQVEALKREGEAKRLAFSASFLALTPGDFGPFNTHTTLVFRHVVTNIGSAYNQHTGLFTAPVRGAYHFEFYIYGHGSSNPTYIDVMFHLLIFVFF